In Longimicrobium sp., a genomic segment contains:
- a CDS encoding dodecin: MSGVFKSIEMVGTSSESFENATRAAVKRAGESMRNLEWLEVVEQRGYISGGDIREYQVKVKLWFKLEGNDE, encoded by the coding sequence ATGAGTGGCGTGTTCAAATCGATCGAGATGGTGGGTACGTCGTCCGAGAGCTTCGAGAATGCGACGCGCGCGGCGGTAAAGCGCGCGGGCGAGAGCATGCGGAACCTGGAGTGGCTGGAAGTCGTGGAGCAGCGCGGCTACATCAGCGGCGGCGACATCCGCGAATACCAGGTGAAGGTGAAGCTCTGGTTCAAGCTCGAAGGCAACGACGAGTAA